Proteins encoded within one genomic window of Ascaphus truei isolate aAscTru1 chromosome 8, aAscTru1.hap1, whole genome shotgun sequence:
- the MARVELD1 gene encoding MARVEL domain-containing protein 1: MPPAQATRSSVSANKAFLRSFPGLLRVAQLLSGAALWITIAANKYEGSIHFALFVAVFFWLLTLVIYFITLLDKQELVPIMGGEQWVLTNAIYDAVAASLHIAAAGIMGMKTDAYSYCNLRSYSLPCLYNAYMAASIFACLCSLLYLISAIYFSYKKCKGNRSVME; encoded by the coding sequence ATGCCTCCTGCCCAGGCTACCAGAAGCTCTGTGAGTGCGAACAAGGCTTTCTTACGAAGTTTCCCCGGGCTGCTGAGGGTTGCACAGCTGCTCAGCGGAGCCGCGCTCTGGATCACCATCGCTGCAAACAAATACGAGGGCTCCATACACTTTGCCCTCTTCGTGGCTGTTTTCTTCTGGCTGTTGACTCTGGTGATCTACTTTATCACTCTGCTGGACAAGCAGGAGCTTGTACCCATCATGGGAGGGGAGCAGTGGGTGCTGACCAACGCTATATATGATGCAGTGGCCGCCAGCTTGCATATTGCAGCCGCGGGCATCATGGGCATGAAGACTGATGCCTATAGCTACTGCAACCTGCGCAGCTACTCACTGCCCTGCCTATACAACGCGTACATGGCGGCTTCTATCTTCGCCTGCCTGTGCTCTCTGCTTTACCTCATCTCTGCCATCTACTTCTCTTACAAGAAATGCAAAGGAAACCGAAGTGTTATGGAATGA